DNA sequence from the Glycine soja cultivar W05 chromosome 18, ASM419377v2, whole genome shotgun sequence genome:
tgtcttggTCATTTGCTCTACAAAGTCGAACTTCAACTCTAAGTCGGGTATGGTGCTGCTATCATACCAAATCATGTAGCATTGTACTGTCACACCATTTTTACTCTTTACACcagtcattttttaaaaaaaattaataaaaatatcctTCATGAAAACTAGATTCCGTTCAATATCTTGAATAGGTATACAGTTTTCAAGATATTCAATGGAAACTAGTTTCCACGAAGGATAGTTttgcacacacaaaaaaagaaaagtggctAGCATGCAAAGAGCAAAACGGATAGTGCAAATAACAGGGCTCCAAAGGCTACACTTCGAGACAGACAGACAGTCCCAACCCGATCaaagcattttttattttatttttataatggaTGTAGATAGTCTAGCAGAACTAGTCTTGTAGCACCAAAGTTTAGTGAAGTGTAGTATAAGTGTTGTGAATAACCCTTTGCTTTCCAATAGTTTATAACCCTTTTCAGTTTTCTCCCACTAAATACTATATTTTAGTTTAACTCATCAAGCTAAAGTAAATTGCGAGTAAAGTTCCAACTACGAAAATAAACTATCTTAACTAACCAAACCAATCAAATTTTAACCGAGCTAAGCTTAAACTAAACCTAACTCAATTCAATTCTTTTTCTTCCCAAAATGAAAGTAAGTGAATGTAATATATCAACACGACATTATGTCAAAATtgggattaaaataaataggtaATACCACATTTTAGAGCttgagttttgttttgtttttttattttggaaaaagaGTAGAATTAGCATTTTAACATGTTGAAGCAAAGCCATATGATAAGAGTACTTGTTAAGGAGAAGTCACCCACCGGCCGGACAAGCGAAAGATGCAATTGCTTTTTGACCACCAAATATAGTACACGGCCCAATGAAAAGTCTATAATATTGGAGCATAATGAAATTACATTACACCCAGGTAATTTAGATTACCTGAACATACGCCAAATTGTTTATTGCACAAACAATGTTATCTAAGGTCTTTCTaagcttgttttctttttctcttaaaaaaagaagaaaaagaaaagcatggAATAATATTCTCTTTTGGTCAATGAGGAACGAAAATAACAAGTTCATAGAACCATAGGCTGAGCATCTGCCACTTTTGATGTTTTAGAATGCTTGCCAACCATTGGCTCAACACCCAACCATTTTTGAATATGTTGAAACACTGTTTCATCTCGTAATATTCCACGGTGAGAAGCAGCAACTCCCACCCTTTCAGTGGCTTCAAGTCCATCACCCTGTATTATGAAGAGACAGAAGAACTCCACAAATTAATAATGAACAACCATAATCATTTTTTACTACATGATACATTCATAGAATAAGTAATTGCTATCATAAGATAAATTTAGAACTATGTATTAATTAAGCATCACATAGTTCAAACAAATGGCTTTCTATTTGAACTACTTCCATATGCATCAATCTTCAAAAGCCAGTAAATAAATGCATTGAAGGCATTACAGCTCTGCCCAAAGCAGTTTATGAAAATTTCAACATGGCTACAACTTAGTGTTATACAGAATAGAGAAAGATCAGAGAGAGTACCTTGGCAGATTCAGAAGGAACCGTTCCATCTCCATCGACGTAAGAATATAGTGGCTGAAAACATAAACAAGAAAATTGCTTAATGCATGCATGTATACACACACAATAATGTATTATTGACATGAAATGACAGAATTATATCctagagacaaaaaaaatgcagaGTAAAATGGCAAAACAATAAAGCAGTAGAATTTTCAATCTCTTTTGTATCAATCATAGATATTCTCttgaaactaaaataaacataaaacaatGCAAGAGAAAAGATATGCTCTTCTAAAATATGCACATTTCTCTAAAACTAAATACATGGAAGGAACTGCAAAAGCAGCAGCCTGCCCTAAATCATATCCTACTTATTTTGTCAAAACCattaataacaaaacaaaaaaaaagaaaaaatgcttcttcctccaccataaCTAATTCAATCTCTGTTTCTCTTGCTAATTTTGTTTCATCGTTTTTGGTTTATTCTCTACCACAAGAGAAGAGGTGTGATTCTTGATCACTGATCCTTCTTTACTTCTATTTCCTGACTTCAAGAATTGCAATGGATCACCATCACTCAAAATGCTACTCTTTGAGTTAGTTAACCTTTCTGTGTTCCCATCAAAGGTAGGTAATTCCACCTTTCTTGTCGAAGAACTAGCCTTTGCTTCGCCACATTCTGACCCACTCTCCATGTTGTTCTTGTCCAGCTCAGTTGAATGGGGATCATCCTCCTCATTCAATATCTTGTGCAGCATGTGTTTCAACTCTGAAATGCTGGTCTTGCAAGAATGATGCCTCCTTCTTCAATGACCCATTGATTCTGGTTTGTCTTCCTGTTTCTTCACCAACAGTTCAAAATTTGCTTAAGCTCAAATGAAttgtttgtccccttttttccGAGTGCTGTGAAACTCCGTTTCTTTTTCTCAATAAGAgatttgattctttccttcttttctttctgcttTCCATACTAGTTCTAACAaacagaaaagaagaaaagataacACAGGTCATTCAAGACACCTGTAACCTCCCATCCAATCCTACTCTTCATTTGTCTGTCACTTCTCTCAGCCTCCTCTTCTACATCGACAACTTAACAGAATATCCCACCCCTTCCATGCCCTTCTTTCTCTCCCTTTGCCACATAAGCCTTCTGTAATATCTGTAGTGTTAGTGAATATTCCCTCTTTCCTCCCTTGCATATCTCACGTGATCCAGCATAGGGGTGCCAAAGAGATAACTCATGAGTTACAAGACATGGACTATTAATGCTCAATAAAACTAGAACTGCAATATTTgtaactttgaattttttttagaagaaagtCATAATGttcttactaatatttttattttcagtctGTAGAGGGagccctaattttttttataagaaagacCCAGAATTGTTTCaagttcaaatttaaaattcaggATTTGCTGGTGTCAAGTTTAGGATTATGGCAAATACTAGCCTCTCAGTAGAGATATAAATCGATGCAGTATCAATGACCTATTTTTAAAGAATGAAGATTGAAGAGTCATTAGCGGCCTTCATCTATGGCATCTAAGAGATTTAAGTGACTCACCATTGTGTGGCATATTTCAGATAAGTCCTCTATTGGAGAGTTTTCCGAACCATAACTGCATTAGGCATGAAAATTGGGACATGTGAGAAGCAAAAATAGTATAGAAACTTTTGAATATAAAGAACTGGAAATTGCATTTAAATTCTCATAAGGATGAGATTATCCTTCTTTTGTATCAAGCTCGATTATCTGTGATAAGATTCTCCTTCTTATGTagaccaaaattatgaaaaagggttttaaaattttataaaaaaaagtccagATAATGGAAAAAGTTCAGAATATAAGAAACTGATTATGGGGTATTGTAAAATTCAGATCAAAATTGTAAGGAGGATAAACAtctcaatttcaattttgtaaGGAAATCCAGTTTCTACCGAACTTTCCAATCTCTCAAACTAAATTAATACGGTTTATagatgtacttttttttttctaaaaagcaATTTAGTCACATACCAAACATCAAAAGGTGTGTCCAATGATGTCCCATAAATGTTATAGAAACAGACTCCATCTGGCAGTTTAGCATTAGCTATAAGTTGACGTGTTTCAACAGCCCAGTCAAGGATATCAAAGTTAAAAGGCAGTGATATCGTTTTCCCTTTATAATTTACCTGCAAAAAATTTCACCTATAAGTCCTTGGTATAAGTAGATAGGAAAATTGCATgagaaatcttttttttattagaaaaagaaagataacaTGTGTCATTAAATTCTATGACTGATATACCTTCAATGATTTAACAGAACTTTAATAATAAAGATATATTTGAATTCAatagtttttatattatcttataaCTTACTTATCTATTTTAACAGTATTATATTTTAGAGCATGCTTGGGTCTATGTTTGCAGCACCTTGAACGGACGTTTGCAGAAGAAACCCTTTGGTAACTTTCGGATTCAACATATGTTCAGAGACTGGCTAATGGGTTTCCAAACATAGGCTTAATAATGGATTGATTGTATAAATACTAAAAGTTCAAGTTTGCTCCTAAACATGTCAACAAATTACTTGGTAATCATACAAGAAAAATCAAAGTTTCATCATATAAATCCTTGAATATTTTAAAGCATATATGCCCACACATCTTACATTTCATCAAACCTAAAGAAAAGTTCAAATAGATTACCTCATTGTCCCTCAGTGCTTCTTCAAATAAAGAGATACTCTGGGTTGGTCCATAAGATTccaaattgatgttattgtCCCCATCCTTGGTATGCTTTCGCCAAACTAGAATTTCTGGTTGCTTTTTCCATTCATAATATGGATTTGCCAACATCTCATAGATTGATGGACACTCCACTAGCTAATGTGGTAAGAAAGATCATTCCAAAAAACTTAGTTGTTTAACAATATGTTACAAAGAGTAAGAAAATTGTCACTATTCTCAAAGGAATGAATTGAACTATGACCAAGCTTTGGATCTCAAGAACTATTGGATATGAGCTGCAGACATCAGTGAATAACTCTGACGGGTGCCAGATAGGTTAAACAGTGTGGAGCCTTCCATGGCTAAGTTAGAATGGGAGAGAAGCTCTCAGAGAAAGTCTGAAAGTGTATACATGGGGAATGATCTTAGCCATTGGAGGCTTCATAGCAGAAAACAACTCCAGCACCCCTCACAGCCATTCTGTCCTGTATGCAGCTCATATCCATTAGTTCCAAAGGATTCAAAGCTCAGTCACCATCCATTCCTTTGAAAAGCCAGTTCATTTGAACTGGATCTTGACCCCTTCCTTGGAAATGATGCCATgatttaaacttttgaaagtgcaatggaaatttttccttggaAAAATATTATCCCAATGGTCAATATTCAATTCAAAGATTATGACTGAACTAATTAATTGGGAACAAGAATTTACCAATTGATGCATAGTCCAccttttcacaaaaaaatagctttgaaagccatcaacaaactctaatccAGTTAATAAAGAATCATTGATGCACCCTGGGGctcctgttcatgtgtaattcATATTCAAGCATGGATGGTTAAGACAtctgggaaaaaggaaaaaagaatagTATAAAGGAAAATATCCTAAGCTCTTAACATTTGTGATGCAGAGCAGCAggaaattttattcaatatatttatgatCGCACATTTTTCTGACACTTTCATCACATCAATATATTTGAGTAAGGTCCATAGTTAAAACAACTCTACAAGAAAAGAGATTTGTTACTCTTAGTAACCAAATATTGGAAGACAATTACGGTTTGGTATTTATTTCTATCCGGTCAGTGGAAAAACGTCAGAAACAAATCAAGTCACTCATGAAGAACAGACAGATAAAATTATGGATTTGAAAGGGGTCCATGCTAATCAAATATATGAGATGAAAATTTCCATTTGAATATGAAGAGtagataatcaaattaaatgatatttttggctTGCTGGGGGTGTCTAGGAGGTGGGTGCCAACTTAGTTGGAATTCAGTTTCTTGTTCACGACTGCAGCTTgccatttccaaaaaaaaaaaaagataattactcTTGAGTAGTTTCACAAATTTGTAGAGTACAAGATTGTCCATAAATTACATACCAATAAGAAATTATTGCTTATGAGTTTCACATTGACTATATCATATGGCTATCAAGTTTATATTCAGCAAACCTAATGTTCCTAAATTTTCTATCACAGACTAATACAATTGACTATTGATTACCCCTATACATACTAGAAAAGGTAGGGCAAACTAGGGGAAACCACACAAGAACAGAAGAATCACCTTGGAAAGGGCAAGCCAAGCAAATCCACTTATTCACATATTTCGTAAACACCTGCCAAGGAACAATGTAAACAACCACTAGTTACGCTATAACTTCCCTCCTATATATTGTAGAAATAGCACAAGCATTGAAAGAGGCCATGGAGAAAAGTTATGCAGACATCTCTATAAAGCGACATGAAACACGATATCATGATTCCTCCCATGGAATGGGAAATCAAATTGACTTTTCTTCCCCCAGAAGCTTTGTGAGCAGTTTCCAACTTGCTTTTAAGACCTTCCATTACCTTGCCAATCCTAccatcaacaacaacagcaataaTAAACACATAGTTTGGACTTGGGCTCaatttgaataaacttctcCAGAATCACTtacaggaaaataaaaaagatggtAAAATGATTGGACTTttccaataaattaaaattagcttatgcacCTCATCCTTTAGAGAAGTCAGATGATGTGCATAAGAACTTTTATAGAATTTATTTCACCTAACTTCTTACTTGAAACTTTCTATCCAAACATAGCCTTACATGACAAACTTAGTGGAGATATAAGGCTGATCTagtggtgaagggagaaggaaagGGGGAGAGGTCGCGGGATTGAATCCCCTGCTGACAACTAACTaacatttgccgataaaaaGAAATGACAAGCTCATTAAACTTCATAATAGTGTACCTATTGCTTTGCCTGAAATCATATCCGTATCCAAAGAGTGTGGTTCCCTTGTTGTAACCACATCCAACAAGCATGTCAATCATGTCATGAAAATGATACACCTCCGTCAAATGTATACACTTGGTAAACTGCCACACAACATAACAGAAACACTTAAGCACAAgaaaaccaaataaataaacaaacaatgcttacaaaaaacaaaaaaattaactataagCATAACCCCTTAAGATTGGTTAATTACCCATGATGGATCCAAAATATCGATCGCATAGAGGCCGTGATCATCGTCAGGGACCACAATTTCAGACTTCTTGTCCAACGTTTCAGTGTAACCTGAAAGGCCGTGCCAATTTTGCTAGAGAATGATGATTGAACTGAAAAATTGAAATGCATAGGGTGGTGTGGTAGTAGTAACAGAAGTGTTAAGCAAGGACCTGTTTGGGGATTGTAAAGGGACCAAATCTTGTTTCGGAACTCGACGTCAGCGAGGAGGAGTCTGACCCAAACCCGAGTGGTGAACCCGAATTTCTTGGGCTTGGAATTGACAATGGAGCCGCCCATGCCCGAAACCAGCAGGACCGGGTCGCGATCCGCCACCCCCTTGGCCTCCTCGGATCCAAAACACGGGCAAAAACGCATCGCTTCTTCTTCCGCTTCTCACTTCTCAGACTCTGAAGCTGCTTAAGGAGTTCCAACTACCCAACATGAAGAAACTACTACCCTATTAGCCTATTACTATGCACGcaccattttatttatttatttacccgtgagaataataataatattattattagtattggTTCGTACTTGTTGTTGGTAGAACTAGAAAGACTGAAAGACTTTCCTCTCCTGCTTCTTTCTGGATTTTTCTCCTTTATCGTCTATAGTAAGGAAACCACTGCTCAACTTCTGTACAGTGTACTGGCCATTAATTTTGCTTACACGCCCTTCTTCTTTGCTTTATTTGCTTTACACTACCATGAAGAGTAAAAATTTACAGgttcattttataataactattagTTAGAAAGTATACTCTATTGACACCCTAGAGGCTTCTTGGAATTGcacatatataatattcttCAACAAACTAACTAAAAGattagttaaaatataaaaagttatttgaTAACTGCAaatggttaaattaatttattaaataataaatatttgataaaattatatgtttaagtaagtaaaaaatataaaataagataaataagtgtatgcatgtaATTTGAGTAGATGAATTCGGTTTGaaacttaaaatcaaaatttgagttACCAACCTAACtaattgaatttataatttttcaattttaatcgatctaaattttttttttattcgaattagtttatatttatcatataatccGGTTGATATAATATTCCACTCATGCTATTGTATCATATTTTAACCTATCAATTAAATATGTATACACagtaatattttatcatattttacaAACTTCAATTAAATGTAACATATGTCTATTTTAAGTTGATTAAGTAAAACAACACTAGATGTTGATATGATGtgtgataaatttaaatttttactcgtctttttaaagtgaaataaatataagtaattaTGTGAATATTTTGGAGGGTTAAAGTTTTTCCTATCTTAAATGAGAGTGATATATCCTTctcctaaattttttattaaaaaaaatatatcgccTACGCCTCATGCATATGTTTATTGGACTTACTTATACGAGATCATCAATTTCTCCTTTTTGTCCAACCAAGCACGAGCTTTTTCCATATGTGTCACAATTTGCCATGTTCATCCAAAGCAAATTCTTTCCATATTTATCGATTTGTTGAgctatttgaattattatttcattCCACATTTGGCAAGAGTTGAAAAGGCAAAGGAtgtaaacatattttttctttgctgAATATTATTTATGCATATTTGGTATacccctaaattaaattattactagTGAATGAAACACAAGTGACGAAGTAAATTGTGCCAAGCTTtgtaagaagagaaaaatggttAGGTTAGAAGGAAAATAATGTCAAATTGAGGAACCAGAGAATAAATTAGTGATTTAGTTATAACTTAAACTTAAGtcgaaaaataattaaataaatagacaCGTGCTTCCCTAACACAAATATAAAATGGAGCCACGTGTTTCGTCATAGACTAGTAGAAAATTCTTGTACGGCATGTGCAAGCATCTAAAGTTATAAATGGTATATCCTTTTGCCAACAATGCCATGTGGCTCTCAATGGATTTTCCGGAATATTCGTAGCtcttatcacatttttttaacattctcaaaaaattaattaataaatataaatattaaatattttataatatttaaaatttaattgaaataaacttattagataaaaaatta
Encoded proteins:
- the LOC114396777 gene encoding phospholipase A(1) LCAT3, with product MRFCPCFGSEEAKGVADRDPVLLVSGMGGSIVNSKPKKFGFTTRVWVRLLLADVEFRNKIWSLYNPQTGYTETLDKKSEIVVPDDDHGLYAIDILDPSWFTKCIHLTEVYHFHDMIDMLVGCGYNKGTTLFGYGYDFRQSNRIGKVMEGLKSKLETAHKASGGRKVNLISHSMGGIMISCFMSLYRDVFTKYVNKWICLACPFQGAPGCINDSLLTGLEFVDGFQSYFFVKRWTMHQLLVECPSIYEMLANPYYEWKKQPEILVWRKHTKDGDNNINLESYGPTQSISLFEEALRDNEVNYKGKTISLPFNFDILDWAVETRQLIANAKLPDGVCFYNIYGTSLDTPFDVCYGSENSPIEDLSEICHTMPLYSYVDGDGTVPSESAKGDGLEATERVGVAASHRGILRDETVFQHIQKWLGVEPMVGKHSKTSKVADAQPMVL